AAAAATCGAAAAGAAGTCCATCAACTCGGCCACCACCGTACCCGATTGATTACCAATGGATCGGAACCGCTCAATATCCTCCTGAAATACCAGCGCCTTATGGGTTACGTCGAGGCCGCACATCGTAATGGGTACGCCCGAACTAAATACAATGGCAGCCGCTTCTGGATCGACATAAATATTGAATTCGGCCGTTGGGGTCATATTGCCTCGGAAAGCCCCACCGCCCATAATCGAGATACGCTCAATTTTTGATTTCAGGTGGGGGTAGGCCAGCAGAAACGTGGCAATATTGGTCAAGGGCCCCGTCGGAACAAGGGTAATGGCTTCATCACTCTCAGTCAACATCTTCGCGATGGCTTCAACGGCCGATAAAGGCTCAGGCTGGAGCGTAGGTTCGGGTAGGCTTGGGCCATCCATTCCCATTTCGCCGTGTACATAATCGGCAATGATCAGTTCACGAAACAACGGTTTATCGGCACCTTTATAAACGGGAATGTTTGCACCTGTCAGGGCCATAATTTTCAGCGCATTCTTCAGCGTCTTGGCCTGAGTCTGGTTGCCAGCCGACGTAGTGATGGCTTTAATATCGAATAAGTCGCTGCCAATGGCCAGCATGAGCATCACGGCATCATCGTGGCCGGGATCGCAATCTATAATTATCGGACGTTTCTTCATGGTTTGTCGTTTGCGTTGTGTTTGCCAGCCATTCGACTGGCTTTCCCAAAAAATATGAGGGCCCAAATATATCACCTTTGTACATACCCGACCGGAAAGCTATATGTTGGCATACGTTTCCAATTGGTTCTGCTGAATTGACGGCTTATCTTAGCTACTCGTTTGCTTTCCTCATTTGCCGATGCGCTCAATTGCTACAACACTTCTCAGTTCATGCCTCACACTCTGCGGGCTCAGTGTTTCGTTCGGACAGTCCAATGCCATTCCTACCGATGCCCAACAGGTAGTGAAAACCGCCCGGCCCGACGCTATTCAGATTCATATGCGTATTCTGGCTAACGACTCGCTGAAAGGCCGGAAACCAGGTACGCGCGGCTTTGCGATGGCGGCCGATTACGTCGTTTCCCAGTTTAAAGCCCTTGGGCTTCAGCCAGCAGGAGAAAACAAGTCGTATCGGCAGGCCGTACCGCTGCGTCGCTGGCAAACTAACGAAGCGGGTAGTTCGATGACGCTGATTGCGAATGGCCGCGAACAATCGTTACAATATGGCAAACAGTTTATCCTGAATCCGAATCCCGATCATCCAACCAGTGAGGTATCGGCTTCGGTCGTTTTTGTCGGTTATGGTGTATCCGCTCCCGAACTCGACTACGACGATTACGCCGGTATCGATGTAAAAGGCAAAATTGTCGCTTTCCTGAATGGGGCTCCGGCTGGTTTTCCCTCCAATCAACGCGCGTATTATTCCTCATCGAAGGCCGAGAATGCCGTAGCGCATGGCGCTGTGGGGACCATTGCCTTTAGCATGCCTACCGACCTCCGCAACCGCATCGAAACAGCCGCGCCCCGCAATCGGCAGGGTATTTATCGCTGGGTCGACAAGCAAGGGAAACCCCAGCGCACCTACCCGGCAATCAAAGGGGCTGCTTCGCTGGGCGATTCAACGGCTCGACTGCTTTTTACCAATGCACCAACGCCATTCAGCGATGCAATAAAACAGGCTAATAAAAATCGCCCACAGGCCTTTCCGCTCAATGTGTCGGTGCGGATACAGACCCAGACTGAACTTGTAGAAGATGTGGCCGGATTTAATCTGGTATCGCTATTACCCGGCACCGATCCCATGTTGAA
This window of the Spirosoma aerolatum genome carries:
- the rihA gene encoding pyrimidine-specific ribonucleoside hydrolase RihA — its product is MKKRPIIIDCDPGHDDAVMLMLAIGSDLFDIKAITTSAGNQTQAKTLKNALKIMALTGANIPVYKGADKPLFRELIIADYVHGEMGMDGPSLPEPTLQPEPLSAVEAIAKMLTESDEAITLVPTGPLTNIATFLLAYPHLKSKIERISIMGGGAFRGNMTPTAEFNIYVDPEAAAIVFSSGVPITMCGLDVTHKALVFQEDIERFRSIGNQSGTVVAELMDFFSIFYRQERPELNGGAALHDPCAIAWLIAPSLFESKSCFVDVETAGKLTTGTTVVDFFNVLKKTPNVEFVYDIDREGYLNLIYDAVQKLP
- a CDS encoding M28 family metallopeptidase; the encoded protein is MRSIATTLLSSCLTLCGLSVSFGQSNAIPTDAQQVVKTARPDAIQIHMRILANDSLKGRKPGTRGFAMAADYVVSQFKALGLQPAGENKSYRQAVPLRRWQTNEAGSSMTLIANGREQSLQYGKQFILNPNPDHPTSEVSASVVFVGYGVSAPELDYDDYAGIDVKGKIVAFLNGAPAGFPSNQRAYYSSSKAENAVAHGAVGTIAFSMPTDLRNRIETAAPRNRQGIYRWVDKQGKPQRTYPAIKGAASLGDSTARLLFTNAPTPFSDAIKQANKNRPQAFPLNVSVRIQTQTELVEDVAGFNLVSLLPGTDPMLKNEYVVYVAHLDHLGIGRLVKGDSIYNGAHDNASGVAINLETARLFTSLPKAPRRSVLFVCVTGEEMGLLGSDYFASNPTVPKDKIVANLTLDMPFFFHPLLDIVPYGAEHSSLSKEVKQAASFLGVEISPDPIPEQTVFMRSDHFSFVRQGIPALFIKSGSQTGNPNLDGTKLNLDWRASIYHSPQDDMNQPFDFKSAAKHAQLQFLVGYLTAQDEQRPTWNKGDFFGTKFGKGELVK